CGCGACGTCGAGAACGCCGGCATCACGCACATCTCGGTGCCGGAAGACTACCTGATCGGCCGCGTGCTGGCGAAGAACGTCGTCGACGGCGACACGGGCGAAATCATTGCCAACGCCAACGACGAGTTGACCGACGAACTGCTGGGCAAGCTGCGCGACGCCAACATCGACGCGATCCAGACGCTGTACACCAACGACCTGGACCAGGGCGCCTACATCTCGCAGACGCTGCGCACCGACGACACCGCCGACCAGACGGCCGCGCGCGTGGCGATCTACCGCATGATGCGTCCTGGCGAACCGCCGACCGAAGAATCGGTGGAAGCGCTGTTCCACGGCCTGTTCTACAGCCCGGAGCGCTACGACCTGTCCGCCGTCGGCCGCATGAAGTTCAACCGCCGCATCGGCCGCGACGAGCTGGTCGGCGACATGACCCTGTCGAACGAAGACATCCTGGCCGTGATCAAGATCCTGGTCGAGCTGCGCAATGGCCGCGGCGAAGTCGACGACATCGATCACCTGGGTAACCGCCGCGTGCGTTGCGTGGGCGAGCTGGCCGAAAACCAGTTCCGCGCCGGCCTCGTGCGCGTCGAACGCGCCGTCAAGGAACGCCTCGGCCAGGCCGAAGCGGACAACCTGATGCCGCACGACCTGATCAACAGCAAGCCGATCTCGGCCGCAATCCGCGAATTCTTCGGTTCGTCGCAGCTGTCGCAGTTCATGGACCAGACCAACCCGCTGTCGGAAATCACGCACAAGCGCCGTGTTTCCGCACTGGGCCCGGGCGGCCTGACCCGCGAGCGCGCCGGCTTCGAAGTCCGCGACGTGCACCCGACCCACTACGGCCGCGTCTGCCCGATCGAAACGCCTGAAGGCCCGAACATCGGCCTGATCAACTCGCTGGCACTGTTCGCCCGCCTGAACGAATACGGCTTCCTGGAAACCCCGTACCGCAAGGTCGAAGGTTCGAAAGTCACCGACAAGATCGAATACCTGTCGGCGATCGAAGAAGGCCGCTACATCATCGCCCAGGCGAACGCCGCGATCGACGAGACCGGTACGCTGGTCGACGAGCTGGTGTCGGCACGTGAAGCGGGCGAAACCATCCTGGTCTCGCCGGAACGCATCCAGTATATGGACGTGGCGCCGGGCCAGATCGTGTCGGTGGCAGCTTCCTTGATTCCGTTCCTCGAGCACGACGACGCGAACCGTGCACTGATGGGCGCCAACATGCAGCGCCAGGCCGTGCCTTGCCTGCGTCCGGAAAAAGCCTTCGTCGGTACCGGCATCGAGCGCACCGTCGCCGTCGACTCGGGCACGACCGTGCAGGCAACCCGTGGCGGTATCGTCGATTACGTCGACGCCGGCCGCGTGGTGATCCGCGTGAACGACGAGGAAGCGCAGGCTGGCGAAGTCGGTGTCGACATCTACAACCTGATCAAGTACACCCGTTCGAACCAGAACACCAACATCAACCAGCGTCCGATCGTGAAAGTGGGCGATCGCGTGGCACGCGGCGACGTCATCGCCGACGGCGCCTCGACCGACCTGGGCGAACTGGCACTGGGCCAGAACATGCTGGTGGCGTTCATGCCGTGGAACGGCCTGAACTTCGAGGACTCGATCCTGATCTCGGAAAACGTCGTCAAGGATGACCGCTACACCTCGATCCACATCGAGGAACTGTCGGTCGTCGCACGCGACACGAAGCTGGGCCCTGAAGAAATCACCCGCGACATCTCGAACCTGGCGGAAAACCAGCTGGCTCGCCTGGACGAGTCGGGCATCGTCTACATCGGCGCCGAAGTGCAGGCCGGTGACGTGCTGGTCGGTAAGGTGACGCCGAAGGGCGAAACCCAGCTGACGCCGGAAGAGAAGCTGCTGCGCGCGATCTTCGGCGAAAAAGCGTCGGACGTGAAGGACACGTCGCTGCGCGTGCCGTCGGGCATGGTCGGTACCGTGATCGACGTGCAAGTGTTCACCCGCGAAGGCATCGTGCGCGACAAGCGCGCCCAGCAGATCATCGACGACGAGCTGAAGCGCTTCCGCCTGGACCTGAACGACCAGCTGCGTATCGTCGAAGGCGACGCGTTCCAGCGTCTGGAGCGTCTGCTGGTCGGCAAGACCGTCAACGGCGGTCCGAAGAAGCTGGCGAAGGGTGCCGTGATCGACAAGGCTTACCTGGACGACCTGGACAAGTTCCATTGGTTCGACATCCGTCCGGCCGACGACGAAACCGCCAACGCACTGGAGGCGATGAAGGAGTCGATCAACGAGAAGCGTCACCAGTTCGACCTCGCCTTCGAAGAGAAGCGCAAGAAGCTCACGCAGGGCGACGAGCTGCAGCCGGGCGTGCAGAAGATGGTCAAGGTCTACCTGGCCGTGAAGCGCCGCCTGCAGTCGGGCGACAAGATGGCGGGCCGCCACGGTAACAAGGGTGTGGTCTCGCGTATCGTGCCGGTGGAAGACATGCCGTTCATGGCCGACGGTACGCCGGCCGACGTCGTGCTGAACCCGCTGGGCGTGCCGTCGCGTATGAACGTCGGTCAGATCCTGGAAACCCACCTGGGTTGGGCGGCAAAGGGTCTGGGCCTGCGCCTGGGCGAAATGATCAAGGCCAAGGCCGAGACCGAGCAACTGCGCGCCTTCCTGGGCAAGATCTACAACGAAACGGGCAAGAAGGAAGACCTGGACAACTTCAGCGACGAGGAAATCGTCGAACTGGCGAACAACCTCAAGAACGGCGTGCCGTTCGCGACCCCGGTGTTCGACGGTGCGCACGAAGAAGAAATCCGCCGCATGCTGGACCTGGCCTTCCCCGACCCGATCGCCAAGCACCTGGGCATGACCCCGTCGAAGAACCAGGTCACGATGTTCGACGGCCGCACCGGCGAAGCGTTCGAACGCAAGGTGACCGTGGGCTTCATGCACATGCTGAAGCTGCACCACCTGGTCGACGACAAGATGCACGCCCGCTCGACCGGCCCGTACTCGCTGGTGACCCAGCAGCCGCTGGGCGGTAAGGCGCAGTTCGGTGGCCAGCGCTTCGGTGAGATGGAGGTGTGGGCACTGGAAGCGTACGGCGCATCGTACGTGCTGCAGGAAATGCTGACCGTGAAGTCGGACGACGTGAACGGCCGTACCAAGGTGTACGAGAACCTGGTCAAGGGCGACCACGTGATCGACGCGGGTATGCCGGAATCGTTCAACGTGTTGGTGAAAGAGATTCGCTCGCTGGGTATCGACATCGATCTCGAGCGTAACTAAAGCACCGCACGGCGTTGCACATTACGCCGTCATCCCCGCGAAAGCGGGGATCCATGCTGGTATGGGTTCCCGCTTTCGCGGGAACGACGGAATAAGTGATGCGACTGAAGTAAAGAATTCAATCACCCGGAGTGATAAATGAAAGCACTGCTCGATCTATTCAAGCAAGTTCAGCAAAACGAGAGCTTCGACGCCATCAAGATTGGCCTGGCGTCGCCCGAGAAAATCCGTTCGTGGTCGTACGGCGAAGTCAAGAAGCCGGAAACCATCAACTACCGTACGTTCAAGCCGGAACGTGATGGCCTGTTTTGCGCAAAAATCTTTGGTCCGATCAAGGACTACGAATGCCTGTGCGGCAAGTACAAGCGCCTGAAGCACCGCGGCGTCATCTGCGAGAAGTGCGGCGTCGAAGTCACCCTGGCGAAAGTCCGTCGTGAGCGCATGGGCCACATCGAGCTGGCCTCGCCGGTCGCCCACATCTGGTTCCTGAAGTCGCTGCCGTCGCGTCTGGGCATGGTCCTGGACATGACGCTGCGCGATATCGAACGCGTCCTGTACTTCGAAGCCTACGTCGTGACCGATCCGGGCATGACCCCGCTGAAGAAGTGCCAGATCATGTCGGAAGACGACTACGCCGCCAAGTACGAAGAGTACGGCGACGACTTCACCGCATTCATGGGCGCCGAGGGCATCCGTGAACTGCTGCGCTCGATCGACATCGACCGCGAAGCCGAAGCCCTGCGCGTCGAACTCAAAGAGTCGAAGTCGGAAGCCAAGATCAAGAAATACGCCAAGCGCCTGAAAGTGCTCGAGGCGTTCCAGCGTTCGGGCATCAAGCCGGAATGGATGATCATGGAAGTGCTCCCGGTCCTGCCGCCGGAGCTGCGTCCGCTCGTCCCGCTGGACGGCGGCCGTTTCGCCACGTCCGACCTGAACGACCTGTACCGCCGCGTCATCAACCGTAACAACCGTCTGAAGCGCCTGATGGAACTGCGCGCTCCGGAAATCATTACGCGTAACGAGAAGCGCATGCTGCAGGAAGCGGTGGACTCGCTGCTGGACAACGGCCGTCGCGGCAAGGCGATGACCGGCGCCAACAAGCGTCCGCTGAAGTCGCTGGCTGAAATGATCAAGGGCAAGGGCGGCCGCTTCCGTCAGAACCTGCTGGGCAAGCGCGTCGACTACTCGGGCCGTTCGGTCATCGTGGTGGGTCCGCAGCTGAAACTGCACCAGTGCGGTCTGCCGAAGCTGATGGCCCTGGAACTGTTCAAGCCGTTCATCTTCAACAAGCTGGAACTGATGGGTCTCGCGACCACCATCAAGGCTGCGAAGAAGCTGGTCGAGCAGCAGGAACCGGTCGTCTGGGACATCCTGGAAGAAGTCATCAAGGAACACCCGGTGATGCTGAACCGTGCGCCGACGCTGCACCGTCTCGGTATCCAGGCGTTCGAGCCGGTCCTGATCGAAGGTAAAGCAATCCAGCTGCACCCGCTGGTCTGCGCGGCGTTCAACGCCGACTTCGACGGTGACCAGATGGCAGTCCACGTCCCGCTGTCGATCGAAGCCCAGATGGAAGCGCGCACGCTGATGCTGGCGTCGAACAACATCCTGTTCCCGTCGAACGGCGAACCGTCGATCGTGCCGTCGCAGGATATCGTGCTGGGCCTGTACTACGCGACCCGCGAGGCGATCAACGCCAAGGGCGAAGGCATGCTGTTCCCGGACGTGTCGGAAGTCATCCGCGCGTACGACAACAAGGAAGTCGAACTGGCGACCCGCATCACCGTGCGTATCGTGGAATTCCCGCGCAACGCCGAAGGCGGTTTCGACCAGACCCTGACCCGCTACGAGACCACGGTCGGCCGTGCGATCCTGTCCGAGATCCTGCCGAAAGGCCTGCCGTTCTCGGTGCTGAACCGCGCGCTGAAGAAGAAAGAGATCTCGAAGCTGATCAACACGTCGTTCCGCAAGTGCGGCCTGCGTGCGACCGTCGTGTTCGCCGACAAGCTGATGCAGTCGGGCTTCCGTCTCGCAACGCGCGCCGGTATCTCGATCGCCGTGGACGACATGCTGATCCCGGACGTCAAGAAGGGCATGATCTCGACCGCCGAAGCGGAAGTGAAGCAGATCGAGCAGCAGTACGCCTCGGGTCTGGTCACCGCCGGCGAGCGTTACAACAAGGTCGTCGACATCTGGGGCAAGACCTCGGACGAAGTGGGCAAGGCGATGATGGACCAGCTCAAGGTGGAGCCGGTCACGAAGCGCGACGGCACCCAGGGCACGCAAGAGTCGTTCAACGCCATCTACATGATGGCCGACTCGGGCGCCCGCGGTTCCGCAGCCCAGATCCGTCAGCTGGCCGGTATGCGCGGCCTGATGGCGAAGCCGGACGGCTCGATTATCGAAACGCCGATTACCGCGAACTTCCGCGAAGGCCTGAACGTTCTGCAGTACTTCATCTCGACGCACGGCGCCCGTAAAGGTCTGGCCGACACCGCGCTGAAGACGGCAAACTCGGGTTACCTGACCCGTCGTCTGGTCGACGTGACGCAGGACCTGGTGGTGACGGAAGACGATTGCGGCACCTCCAACGGCACGCTGATGAAGGCGATGGTCGAAGGCGGTGAAGTGATCGAAGCCCTGCGCGACCGTATCCTCGGCCGCGTGGCCGGTACCGACATCGTCAATCCGGAAACGCAGGCGACCCTGTACGAAGCCGGCACGCTGCTGGACGAAGACATGGTCGAAGAGATCGAGCGTCTGGGCATCGACGAAGTCAAGGTCCGCACGCCGCTGAACTGCGACACCCGTTATGGCCTGTGCGCGAAGTGCTACGGCCGTGACCTGGGCCGCGGCCTGCTGGTCAACGCCGGCGAAGCCGTCGGCGTCGTGGCGGCACAGTCGATCGGTGAGCCGGGTACCCAGCTGACCATGCGTACGTTCCACATCGGTGGTGCGGCATCGCGTGCGGCAGTGGCATCGTCGGTGGAAGCCAAGTCGAACGGTACGGTTCGCTTCACGGCGACCATGCGTTACGTGACCAACGGCAAGGGCGCCCAGATCGTCATTTCGCGTTCGGGCGAAGTGCTGATCACGGACGACCACGGCCGCGAGCGCGAGCGTCACAAGGTGCCGTACGGCGCGACCCTGGCCGTGCAGGATGGCATGACGGTCAAGGCCGGCGTGCCGCTGGCAACGTGGGACCCGCTGACCCGTCCGATCATCACCGAGTACGCCGGTACGATCAAGTTCGAGAACGTGGAAGAGGGCGTCACCGTCGCTCGCCAGGTGGACGAGGTCACCGGCCTGTCGACCCTGGTCGCGATCGACCCGAAACGCCGCGGCTCGGGCAAGGTCAACCGCCCGCAGGTCAAGCTGCTCAACGCCGAAGGTCAGGAAGTCAAGATCGCCGGCACCGAGCACGCCGTGACGATTGGCTTCCAGGTCGGCGCGCTGATCATGGTGAAGGATGGCCAGCAAGTGTCGGTGGGTGAAGTGCTTGCACGTATCCCGACCGAATCGCAGAAGACCCGTGACATTACCGGTGGTCTGCCGCGCGTTGCCGAGCTGTTCGAAGCTCGTTCGCCGAAAGATGCCGGCATGCTGGCGGAAGTCACCGGTACGGTCGCATTCGGTAAAGAGACCAAGGGCAAGCAGCGCCTGGAAATCACCGACATGGACGGCAACAAGCACGAGTTCCTGATCACCAAGGACAAGCAAGTGCTGGTGCACGACGGCCAGGTGGTGAACAAGGGCGAGATGATCGTGGACGGCCCTGCCGATCCGCAAGACATCCTGCGCCTGCTGGGTATCGAAGCGCTGGCCCGCTACATCGTCGACGAAGTGCAGGACGTGTACCGTCTGCAGGGCGTGAAGATCAACGACAAGCACATCGAGGTGATCGTTCGCCAGATGCTGCGCCGCGTGCAGATCGTCGAAGCCGGCGACACCGACTACATCGTCGGCGAGCAGGTGGAGCGTTCGGAACTGCTGGAAGAAAACGACCGCGTGACGGCCGCAGGCAAGCTGCCGGCGACCTACGAGAACGTGCTGCTGGGTATTACCAAGGCATCGCTGTCGACCGACTCGTTCATCTCGGCCGCATCGTTCCAGGAAACCACCCGCGTGCTGACCGAAGCGGCGATCATGGGCAAGCGCGACGGTCTGCGCGGCCTGAAGGAAAACGTCATCGTCGGCCGCCTGATCCCGGGCGGTACGGGTCTCGCGTTCCACCGCGCCCGCAAGGAGAAAGAAGCGTGGGAAGCCGAAGAGCGCGCAGCGCTGCTGCAGCAGGAGAAGGCCAATATGGCGGCCGAGCTGCAGGCGATGGAAGATCAGCAGCAGGCTGCTCAGGCGGAGCACCACGGCGACGGCGAGTGATCGCTTCAGTCGTAGCTTGAACAGCTGATGAAAACGGCACCTCGAGGGGTGCCGTTTTTTTTCGTCCAATCACTCGTCACTCGTGCATGATCGCCAGCTTGCCGACATGCCGAGATCCAGCCGCCAGCTCGGCATACGCCGCCGCCGCCTCGTCGATCCCGAACCGTCGGTCGACCACCGGCACGATCCGATTCGCCGCGATCGCCCGCACAGCCTCCGCCAGATCCGCCACCGACCCCGTGCTGTTGCCGACGATCCGCACCGCCTTTCCGATCACCGTCAGCAGGTCGAATGACGTCTCCGATCCCGCCACAAAGCCGACCGTGAACACAGTCCCGCCCATCGCCACGGCGTTCAGCGAGCGCGCAAACGATGCTCCGCCGACGGTCTCCACGACGAGGTCGACGCCACGTCCGCCCGTCATCTCCAGCACGGCCTTGTCCCACTCCGGCATCGCGCGATAATTCACGAGGTGATCCGCCCCGAACGCGCGCCCGCGTTCCAGCTTTTCGTCCGACGACGACACGAGAATGACGGTCGCACCGCTCGCCTTCGCGAACTGCAGCGCGAACACGCTGACGCCGCCCGTGCCCAGGACGACGACCGTCGAGCCGGGCCGCACTTGCGCCGAGCGCACCGCATTCCACGCCGTCGTGGCCGCGATCGGCAACGTCGCGCCCTGTGCGAAATCGAGGTGATCCGGCAGACGCACGACGCTGTGCGCCGGCACGGCCACATATTCCGACAGCGATCCCGGCCGCGTGATGCCGCGCATGGCCGCGATCCGCTGCGGACGCATCGGCCCGTCGAGCCAGTCCGGCATGAAGTGCGGGATCACCCGGTCGCCGAGCGCGACATCAGCGACGTCCGCGCCCAGCGCGACAATGTCGCCGGCGCCGTCGGCAACAGGCACCATCGGCAGCGTCGCGCCGGGAAAGCGTCCGGTTGCCACGGCGACGTCGATGTAGTTCAGGGCGGCCGCGCGCAGGCGGATGAGGACTTCGCCCGGTCCCGGCTGCGGATCGGGCAAGGACACGCGGCGGAAGGCGGTGAGGGATGGTTCGATAAGCTGGATGGCGTACATGGCATTGACTCCCGTTGAAATGAGATGCCAAGTGTGATTGCACAGCGAAAGACGATAAACTCAGCTTTTCTTGCAACATTTCCAACCAGGACTTGCGAATGGATCTGCTGGACAGCATGAAGGTCTACGTGCTCACCGTCGAGAAGGGCAGCCTCAGCGCGGCGGCGGATGTGTGCGGCATGTCGGCGACGATGGCCGGCAACCATGTGCGCGCACTCGAACAGAGACTCGGCATGCAGCTGATGCACCGCACGACGCGGCGCCAGCACGTGACGGCGTTCGGCGAGGACTACTATGCGCGCTGCAAGGAGATCCTGCGGCTCGTCGCCGAGACCGACGCCCAGGCGCACACGATGCGGCTTGCGCCGGCGGGCACGTTGCGCGTCAGCGCACCCGTCACGTTTGGCACCGAGGCGCTGGCGCCGGTGCTGTCCGATTATCTGGCGCGCTATCCGCAAGTGGATGTGGAACTGGATATCTCCGATCGCTTCGTGGACCTGATGGAAGACGGCTACGAGGCCATCATCCGGGTCGGCCAGTTGCCGCCGGATGCGAACGTCGTCGCCCGGCCGCTGATGCCGTATCGGTTGATGCTGTGTGCGTCGCCCGAGTACCTCGCGCGGCGCGGCACGCCGGCCACGCCCGCCGACCTGGCACGGCACGATTGCCTCGCGTTTGGCGCCGCCAGCATCAACCAGTGGCGGTTCCGGCACGATCACGACGTCTGCCAGGTCCCCGTCAACGGCCGCGTCAAGATCAACAACGGGCAGGCATTGCGCACCGCGGCCCTGCAAGGGCTCGGCATCGTGCTGCAGCCGACGATCCTGCTCGAGGCCGACGTGCGGGCAGGGCGGCTCGTCCAGCTGTTTCCCGAGTATGGCTTGCCGGAGCGGCCGATGCACATCGTCTACCTGCCGGACCGTTATCGCTCGCCCAAGCTGCGCAGCTTCATCGATTTCATCGTGGAGCGTTTTGGCGAGGCGACTTTCCCCGATTCCACGAGGACCCCATGACCGCCCTGCTCATCATCGACATGCAAAAAGGCATGCTCAGCTCCACGCTGCCGCCCCGGAACAACCCGCAGGCGGAAGCCAACATCGCCCGCCTGCTGGCCGTGTGGCGGGAGCGGGATCGAGCCATCGTCTTCGTGCGCCACATCAGCCGCTCCCCGACGTCGGTCTTCGCGCCCGGCCAGAGCGGCGCCGAATTCCAGGAACGTTTTACGCCGCTCGCGCACGAACACGTCGTCGAAAAGAACGTGCCGGACGCCTTCATCAACACGGGCCTCGAACGGTGGCTGCACGCGCGCGGCATCCGTCACGTCGTGATCGTCGGCGTGAGCACGAACAATTCCGTGGAGGCGACCGCGCGCACGGCCGGCAATCTGGGTTTTTCGACGGTGGTCGTCGCGGATGCCTGTTTTACCTTCGACAAAACCGACTTCGGCGGCACATTGCGCAGCGCCGAGGATGTGCACTTGATGGCGCTGGCGAACCTGCACGGCGAATACGCCGACGTGCGCACGACGGACGACGTCCTGGCGCTCAATCCCGCCGCAACCTCGACTTCACCCGCGCCAGCACATCCGCAAACCGCTGCTCCACCGGCTGGCCCGGTGCCCTGAGCCAGGCATCGATCGCCGGCTGGCGATAAAAATTCGGCGCGGTGGCTTCGTAGCGGAGGAAGCGGTCGATGGCGTCGCCGTCCGTGAAGCCCAGGCCCACGGCGTGCGCATACGCGCGCTCGAGCCGGTCCGGCAGGCTGGCGTCGCCGGCGAGCCCGGGATCGGTCTCGATGATGTGTTGATAGATCTGTGCGAGCGGATTGTCGTCAGGCTCATCCATGGTGCCTCCTCGATCGGTACGCGCGGCCCCGTCATTTTCCTGCCGGGCCCACGATAACGCTTGCGTCACCGCAAGCGTTATCGAATACACTATCCTCGCGACACATTCCCAACCTGAAGAACCCTGAAAGGAGACGGCATGACTTTGAAATCGCTCATCGCACTCGCATGTGCGCTGACCGCAGCCGCCGGCGCCCACGCCGCCGACCAGCTGCACGCTCCGATGACCCTCGTGAGCGCCGACGGGACCGGCAAGATGATCGGTAGCGTGACGGTGTCCGAATCCCCGAGCGGCCTCGTGTTCACGCCCAGCCTGACGAACCTGTCGCCCGGCGCGCACGGCTTCCACGTGCACGAAACGGGCAATTGCGGGACCAACGAGAAGGATGGGAAGAAGGTCGCGGCCGGTGCGGCCGGCGGTCACTTCGATCCGACGGCGTCCAAGCACCATGCCGGCCCGGCCGGCGACGGTCACCTGGGCGACCTGCCGCCGCTCGTCGTGGGCGACAACGGCGGGGCCAGCACGGCCGTGACGGCGCCGCGCCTGACGAAACTGAGCGAAGTGAAGGGCAAGGCCCTGATGATCCACGCCGGCGGCGACAATTTCGCGGATCAGCCGAAACCGCTGGGCGGCGGCGGCGAACGCATCGCCTGCGGCGTCATCCAGTAAGGCTCATAACCCCAGGTCCGACAGCCCGGGGTGGTCATCCGGCCGCCGTCCCAGCGGCCAGTGGAATTTGCGCTCGGATGCCTGGATGGGCATGTCGTTCAGGCAGGCATAGCGCCGCTGCATCAGGCCGTGCTCGTCGAATTCCCAGTTCTCGTTGCCGAACGTGCGGAACCAGTTGCCGGAATCGTCGTGCCATTCGTAGGCGTAGCGCACGGCGATGCGGTTGCCGTCCACGGCCCAGAGCTCTTTGATCAGGCGGTAGTCCAGTTCCTTTTTCCATTTGCGGTCGAGGAATTGCACGATCTGGTCGCGGCCGTTGACGAATTCCGTGCGGTTGCGCCAGCGGCTGTCCGGCGTGTACGCCAGCGCGACTTTTTCCGGGGTGCGGCTGTTCCAGCCGTCTTCCGCGAGGCGGACTTTCTGGATGGCCGTTTCACGGGTGAACGGGGGAAACGGCGGGCGGGGTTCGATGGCGGACATGCGCATTCCTTTCATAAGATGATGTAGACAGGTCTGTATCGTATGCCAACGCGGCGCCGCACGGCCTGTCGATCCTGTCAGTTGAGCTAGACAGGTCTGTATCATATACTGGAGCCCCGCACTCCGACCCCATCCGACAACCATGGCCCAGCCTTCCGCACGCGACCGCATCCTCGACACGGCAAAACGCCTGTTCTACCGCGACGGTTTGCGCGCCACCGGCATCGATCGGATCGTCGCGGAATCCGGCGTCGCCAAGATGTCGCTGTACCGCCATTTCGCCTCGAAGGACGACCTCATCGCCGCCTTCCTCGACTGGCGCCACGAACACTGGACGTCCTGGTTCACCGCGGCCGTCGACGCAAGGCTCGCGCGCGATGAAGGGCTGGCCGCCGTCGCCGGCGCGCTGGGCGAGTGGTTCGCGCATGACGATTTCCGCGGCTGCGCCTTCATCAACGCCGTCGCGGAGACGGGCGCGACGATTGACCCCCGCCATCTCGAGCAGGCCGTGCGCCACAAGCGCGACCTGGAACGCTATCTCGGTGATGTGGCCGCGCGCCTGGGCCTGGCGGCGCCGGAGCAGGTGGCGGAAGAGGCGATGCTGTGCGTGGAAGGCATGATCGTCCGTGCGCAGATGGGGCCGGATCCGAGAATCGTCGACGCGGGCCGGCGCCTGCTCGCGCGCATCGAGACGGACGGCAGGGCGTAACATTTTTCGCTGGTTTTGTGACAATATTTCAACATATGGTCACGTTATCGTCATCGCGCCTGCTATGATGGGCTGCTGAGCCGTCCCGGGCTCTACTATGACGATCAACGATATGCCCTGGCCTTTCGATCTTGCGTCCCTGGATGACACATTTGCCCGGAAGCCGGGCGACATGGAGCTGCAGATGCGGCGCCATCCGTGGGAGTCGACGCCCGTCGGTCCTGTCGAACAGTGGCCGTTCAGCCTGAAACTCGCCATCCGCACCCTGCTCGATTGCCAGTTGCCGATGTATCTGGCCTGGGGCAGTCAGTACACGCAATTCTTCAACGATGCCTACGTCCCCATCCTCGGCGCCAAGCGGGAAGGCGCGTTGGGCGGCGACGCCCGCGCGACATGGCCGGAGATCTGGCCGATCATCGGCCCGATGTGGGCGCGCGTGCTGCAGGGCGAGCCCGTCGGCTCGAGCGATCTGCCGCTGACGATCAACCGCTACGGCTATCCCGAGACCTGTCACTTCGCCTATTCGTATAGCCCCCTCTACGGCGATGCCGGGCGGCCGGAAGGCGTGCTGGTGACCTTCGTCGAAACGACGGAAACGGTACTGGCCGAACGCCGCCGCGCCTTCCAGCTCGAGCTGGCCGACATCCTGCGCGGCGAGACGGCATCCGGGCCGCTGCTGCGGGCCGCGCTGCGCCAGATCGGCGCGTACCTCGACGACGCCACCGTGACCTACGCCGAGATCCGCCACGAGGATGGCACGGCCGTGATCCTCGAACAGTGGCAAGGCGGCGCGCTCACGGCGCAGTCCGGACGCGACGTGCCGCTGGCGCAACTGGCCCCCGGGGCGCCGGAACGCCTGTGCGCCGGCGCGACCGTGTGGTCGGCCGACGCACAAGGACACGGCAAGGCGGGCATCGCCGTCCCGCTGATCGACGGCGGCCGCGTGGCGGCCGTGCTGGCGCTGCAGGCGCCGCTCGCCGCGGGACGTCTCGCGGACGAGGTGCGCCTGCTGGAAGACACCGCGCGCCGCACGTGGGACGCGCTGCGCCGCATCCGTGCCGAGGAAGCGCTGCGCGAGGAAACCCGGGTGCTGGAACTGATGAAAGGGGCGAGCGAGACGCTGGCGTCGACCATCGACCTGGAACCGCTGATGCAGGCCATTACCGACGCGGCCACGCAGCTCACGGGCGCCGAATTCGGCTCCTTCTTCTACAACGGCAAGGACGACCACGGCGACGCCTACCTGCTGTACACGCTGACCGGCGCGCCGCGCGAAGCCTTTGCCCATCTCGGCCAGCCGCGTCCGACCAAGGTGTTCGGACCGACGTTCTACGGCAGCGCGCCGATCAGGAGCGAC
This genomic stretch from Massilia putida harbors:
- the rpoC gene encoding DNA-directed RNA polymerase subunit beta', whose protein sequence is MKALLDLFKQVQQNESFDAIKIGLASPEKIRSWSYGEVKKPETINYRTFKPERDGLFCAKIFGPIKDYECLCGKYKRLKHRGVICEKCGVEVTLAKVRRERMGHIELASPVAHIWFLKSLPSRLGMVLDMTLRDIERVLYFEAYVVTDPGMTPLKKCQIMSEDDYAAKYEEYGDDFTAFMGAEGIRELLRSIDIDREAEALRVELKESKSEAKIKKYAKRLKVLEAFQRSGIKPEWMIMEVLPVLPPELRPLVPLDGGRFATSDLNDLYRRVINRNNRLKRLMELRAPEIITRNEKRMLQEAVDSLLDNGRRGKAMTGANKRPLKSLAEMIKGKGGRFRQNLLGKRVDYSGRSVIVVGPQLKLHQCGLPKLMALELFKPFIFNKLELMGLATTIKAAKKLVEQQEPVVWDILEEVIKEHPVMLNRAPTLHRLGIQAFEPVLIEGKAIQLHPLVCAAFNADFDGDQMAVHVPLSIEAQMEARTLMLASNNILFPSNGEPSIVPSQDIVLGLYYATREAINAKGEGMLFPDVSEVIRAYDNKEVELATRITVRIVEFPRNAEGGFDQTLTRYETTVGRAILSEILPKGLPFSVLNRALKKKEISKLINTSFRKCGLRATVVFADKLMQSGFRLATRAGISIAVDDMLIPDVKKGMISTAEAEVKQIEQQYASGLVTAGERYNKVVDIWGKTSDEVGKAMMDQLKVEPVTKRDGTQGTQESFNAIYMMADSGARGSAAQIRQLAGMRGLMAKPDGSIIETPITANFREGLNVLQYFISTHGARKGLADTALKTANSGYLTRRLVDVTQDLVVTEDDCGTSNGTLMKAMVEGGEVIEALRDRILGRVAGTDIVNPETQATLYEAGTLLDEDMVEEIERLGIDEVKVRTPLNCDTRYGLCAKCYGRDLGRGLLVNAGEAVGVVAAQSIGEPGTQLTMRTFHIGGAASRAAVASSVEAKSNGTVRFTATMRYVTNGKGAQIVISRSGEVLITDDHGRERERHKVPYGATLAVQDGMTVKAGVPLATWDPLTRPIITEYAGTIKFENVEEGVTVARQVDEVTGLSTLVAIDPKRRGSGKVNRPQVKLLNAEGQEVKIAGTEHAVTIGFQVGALIMVKDGQQVSVGEVLARIPTESQKTRDITGGLPRVAELFEARSPKDAGMLAEVTGTVAFGKETKGKQRLEITDMDGNKHEFLITKDKQVLVHDGQVVNKGEMIVDGPADPQDILRLLGIEALARYIVDEVQDVYRLQGVKINDKHIEVIVRQMLRRVQIVEAGDTDYIVGEQVERSELLEENDRVTAAGKLPATYENVLLGITKASLSTDSFISAASFQETTRVLTEAAIMGKRDGLRGLKENVIVGRLIPGGTGLAFHRARKEKEAWEAEERAALLQQEKANMAAELQAMEDQQQAAQAEHHGDGE
- a CDS encoding zinc-dependent alcohol dehydrogenase family protein; the protein is MYAIQLIEPSLTAFRRVSLPDPQPGPGEVLIRLRAAALNYIDVAVATGRFPGATLPMVPVADGAGDIVALGADVADVALGDRVIPHFMPDWLDGPMRPQRIAAMRGITRPGSLSEYVAVPAHSVVRLPDHLDFAQGATLPIAATTAWNAVRSAQVRPGSTVVVLGTGGVSVFALQFAKASGATVILVSSSDEKLERGRAFGADHLVNYRAMPEWDKAVLEMTGGRGVDLVVETVGGASFARSLNAVAMGGTVFTVGFVAGSETSFDLLTVIGKAVRIVGNSTGSVADLAEAVRAIAANRIVPVVDRRFGIDEAAAAYAELAAGSRHVGKLAIMHE
- a CDS encoding LysR family transcriptional regulator, which gives rise to MDLLDSMKVYVLTVEKGSLSAAADVCGMSATMAGNHVRALEQRLGMQLMHRTTRRQHVTAFGEDYYARCKEILRLVAETDAQAHTMRLAPAGTLRVSAPVTFGTEALAPVLSDYLARYPQVDVELDISDRFVDLMEDGYEAIIRVGQLPPDANVVARPLMPYRLMLCASPEYLARRGTPATPADLARHDCLAFGAASINQWRFRHDHDVCQVPVNGRVKINNGQALRTAALQGLGIVLQPTILLEADVRAGRLVQLFPEYGLPERPMHIVYLPDRYRSPKLRSFIDFIVERFGEATFPDSTRTP